A part of Brassica rapa cultivar Chiifu-401-42 chromosome A05, CAAS_Brap_v3.01, whole genome shotgun sequence genomic DNA contains:
- the LOC103867126 gene encoding trihelix transcription factor GT-3b, translated as MDQHQLHQLHYLNKHHHQLHPQSQTPELASPATGDRFPQWSLEETKELIAIRGELDQTFMETKRNKLLWEVVSNKMRDKNFLRSPEQCKCKWKNLVTRFKGCETMDEEIARQQFPFYDDMQIIFASRMQRMLWAESEGGGGTSGATRKRSHSEQFSSDEEEENVNEELVGISNESKTLNPEKNIAKKRKGGISNSSGGANNNVREVLDEFMRHQMRMENEWRERWEAREKERAEKEEEWRRKMEELEKERMAMERMWRDREEQRRSREELRAEKRDSLINTLLAKLTRDGSL; from the exons ATGGATCAGCATCAGCTTCACCAGCTTCACTACCTCAACAAACATCATCACCAACTTCATCCTCAATCTCAAACCCCCGAGCTAGCTTCTCCGGCTACCGGGGATAGGTTTCCACAGTGGAGCCTAGAAGAGACTAAGGAGTTGATAGCCATAAGAGGAGAGCTGGATCAAACTTTCATGGAGACAAAGCGGAACAAGCTTCTTTGGGAAGTTGTCTCTAACAAGATGAGAGACAAAAACTTTCTTCGTAGCCCTGAACAGTGCAAGTGCAAGTGGAAGAACCTCGTCACTCGCTTTAAG GGATGTGAGACaatggatgaagagatagcaAGACAACAATTCCCTTTTTATGATGATATGCAAATTATATTTGCAAGTAGAATGCAAAGAATGCTATGGGCCGAATCTGAGGGAGGAGGGGGAACAAGCGGCGCAACGAGAAAGAGAAGTCACTCGGAGCAATTTTCTtcagacgaagaagaagagaacgtGAATGAAGAACTAGTAGGTATCAGCAATGAatccaaaaccctaaacccgGAAAAGAACATTGCAAAGAAGCGAAAAGGCGGTATTAGTAATAGTAGTGGTGGTGCTAATAATAATGTACGAGAGGTTTTAGATGAGTTTATGAGACATCAGATGAGAATGGAGAACGAATGGAGAGAAAGATGGGAGGCGAGGGAGAAGGAAAGagcagagaaagaagaagagtggAGAAGAAAGATGGAGGAGCTTGAGAAGGAGAGGATGGCTATGGAGAGGATGTGGAGGGATAGAGAGGAGCAAAGGAGGTCGAGGGAGGAGCTGAGGGCAGAGAAGAGGGATTCACTTATCAATACATTGCTTGCTAAGCTTACTAGAGATGGTTCTCTCTAg
- the LOC103867127 gene encoding E3 ubiquitin-protein ligase APD1-like, with product MDFRLQLLGDRPRWGSSTSDVELKFSYVAMVFFGWIIVATFILMRVSHPTNVWLGPNASMLVQPNSIFIKSVKVENVYGSEPGLQLFGFYASPPVAIMNWSESRLVSVSHRSYGGWPYYLNKGASLNISLNVKPEGSSVRLVVNKGTATRWLLEEPPFGDLIQGSGVIQVNVSESETYYLNVANPNLKDVEVELDIDVRAVVYDTKEPPFYECNFSNGECTINTMPFVGTSIVLTSAAPRPGVLAEEQEWFIRISHQVRWTSYAIVTDRHVMDDDSSITSILVHKDDDVSSMCSWSESFAAYDADREDFSGNEGEASYGTKTRCAICFDAKRDCFFLPCGHCVACYQCGTKITEAAGSCPICRKKIKKVKQIYTV from the exons ATGGATTTTCGACTTCAATTACTTGGTGATCGCCCCCGGTGGGGCAGTTCGACGTCTGATGttgaattaaaattttcatacgTGGCTATGGTTTTCTTTGGCTGGATAATTG TGGCGACGTTTATTCTCATGCGTGTTTCCCACCCAACAAATGTCTGGCTTGGACCTAACGCTTCCATGCTTGTTCAACCAAACTCCATCTTTATCAAAAGCGTtaag GTGGAAAATGTGTATGGTTCTGAACCTGGTCTTCAGCTGTTTGGGTTCTATGCATCTCCTCCTGTTGCTATAATGAATTGGTCTGAATCTCGTTTGGTGTCTGTCTCACATAGATCTTACGGG GGATGGCCTTACTATCTGAACAAAGGAGCTTCGTTGAATATTTCATTAAATGTTAAACCTGAAGGCAGTTCAGTTCGGCTTGTGGTCAATAAAG GAACGGCCACTCGCTGGTTGTTGGAGGAACCTCCATTTGGTGATCTGATTCAAG GGAGTGGTGTGATTCAAGTGAACGTAAGTGAATCTGAAACTTATTATCTTAATGTGGCTAACCCGAACTTGAAGGACGTAGAG GTTGAGTTGGATATTGATGTGAGGGCTGTCGTGTATGATACTAAAGAACCACCATTCTACGAGTGTAACTTCAGCAACGGCGAGTGCACAATCAATACAATGCCTTTTGTTGGAACTTCTATTGTTTTAACTTCAGCAGCACCTAGACCG GGAGTATTAGCTGAAGAACAAGAATGGTTTATCAGAATCTCGCATCAAGTTAGATGGACTTCATATGCCATTGTCACAG ATAGACACGTAATGGATGATGATTCATCGATTACAAGTATACTTGTACACAAAGATGACGATGTTTCAAGCATGTGTTCCTGGAGTGAGTCTTTTGCAGCATATGATGCTGATCGTGAAGACTTTAGTGGCAATGAAGGTGAAGCAAGTTATGGAACTAAAACTCGCTGTGCCATTTGTTTTGATGCGAAACGCGATTGCTTTTTCCTCCCATGTGGCCATTGCGTCGCTTGTTATCAGTGCGGAACAAA GATAACAGAAGCTGCTGGGAGTTGTCCAATATGTAGAAAGAAGATAAAGAAAGTGAAACAAATTTATACCGTCTAA
- the LOC103867128 gene encoding E3 ubiquitin-protein ligase APD1-like isoform X1, producing the protein MDFRAQLLGDHPRPRWASSTSDVELKFSYAAMVFFGWINVAMYMLAPVLRPTNVWIGPNASMLVEPNSIFIKSVKVENVYGSEPGLQLFGFYASPPVAVMNWSESRLVSVSHRSYGSQGCPYYLNEGASLNISYNVKPEGYSVRLVVDKVIATRWLWEEPPNYETALSLNLIQGSGVIQLNIKNTESYHLNVANPNLKDVEVELDIDVMAVVYDTKEPPFYKCNFSNRACTFNTMPFVGTSIVITSPAYRQGVLSGEQEWFIRISYQARCTSYAIVTGLVICFILLSIKLNNWLQHHGEERYVMDDDSSIISLLVNKDDDV; encoded by the exons ATGGATTTTCGAGCTCAATTACTTGGTGATCACCCCCGCCCCCGGTGGGCCAGTTCGACGTCTGATGttgaattaaaattttcatacgCGGCTATGGTTTTCTTTGGCTGGATAAATG TGGCGATGTATATGCTCGCGCCTGTTTTGCGCCCAACAAATGTCTGGATTGGACCTAACGCTTCCATGCTTGTTGAACCAAACTCCATCTTTATCAAAAGCGTtaag GTGGAAAATGTGTATGGTTCTGAACCTGGTCTTCAGCTGTTTGGGTTCTATGCATCTCCTCCTGTTGCTGTAATGAATTGGTCTGAATCTCGTTTGGTGTCTGTCTCACATAGATCTTACGGG TCTCAGGGATGCCCTTACTATTTGAACGAAGGAGCCTCGTTGAATATTTCATATAATGTTAAACCTGAAGGCTATTCAGTTCGGCTTGTGGTCGATAAAG TAATCGCCACTCGCTGGTTGTGGGAGGAACCTCCAAATTATGAGACCGCTCTCTCATTGAATCTGATTCAGG GGAGTGGTGTGATTCAACTGAACATAAAAAATACTGAAAGTTATCATCTTAATGTGGCTAACCCCAACTTGAAGGACGTAGAG GTGGAACTGGATATTGATGTGATGGCTGTCGTGTATGATACTAAAGAACCACCATTCTACAAGTGTAACTTCAGCAACAGGGCGTGCACATTCAATACAATGCCTTTTGTTGGAACTTCTATTGTTATAACTTCACCAGCATATCGACAG GGAGTATTATCTGGAGAACAAGAATGGTTCATCAGAATTTCCTATCAAGCTAGATGCACTTCATATGCCATCGTCACTG GTCTCGTGATTTGCTTCATTTTGCTATCTATAAAACTAAATAACTGGTTACAGCATCATGGGGAAGAGAGATACGTAATGGATGATGATTCATCGATTATAAGTCTACTTGTAAACAAAGATGACGATGTATGA
- the LOC103867128 gene encoding E3 ubiquitin-protein ligase APD1-like isoform X2, protein MDFRAQLLGDHPRPRWASSTSDVELKFSYAAMVFFGWINVAMYMLAPVLRPTNVWIGPNASMLVEPNSIFIKSVKVENVYGSEPGLQLFGFYASPPVAVMNWSESRLVSVSHRSYGGCPYYLNEGASLNISYNVKPEGYSVRLVVDKVIATRWLWEEPPNYETALSLNLIQGSGVIQLNIKNTESYHLNVANPNLKDVEVELDIDVMAVVYDTKEPPFYKCNFSNRACTFNTMPFVGTSIVITSPAYRQGVLSGEQEWFIRISYQARCTSYAIVTGLVICFILLSIKLNNWLQHHGEERYVMDDDSSIISLLVNKDDDV, encoded by the exons ATGGATTTTCGAGCTCAATTACTTGGTGATCACCCCCGCCCCCGGTGGGCCAGTTCGACGTCTGATGttgaattaaaattttcatacgCGGCTATGGTTTTCTTTGGCTGGATAAATG TGGCGATGTATATGCTCGCGCCTGTTTTGCGCCCAACAAATGTCTGGATTGGACCTAACGCTTCCATGCTTGTTGAACCAAACTCCATCTTTATCAAAAGCGTtaag GTGGAAAATGTGTATGGTTCTGAACCTGGTCTTCAGCTGTTTGGGTTCTATGCATCTCCTCCTGTTGCTGTAATGAATTGGTCTGAATCTCGTTTGGTGTCTGTCTCACATAGATCTTACGGG GGATGCCCTTACTATTTGAACGAAGGAGCCTCGTTGAATATTTCATATAATGTTAAACCTGAAGGCTATTCAGTTCGGCTTGTGGTCGATAAAG TAATCGCCACTCGCTGGTTGTGGGAGGAACCTCCAAATTATGAGACCGCTCTCTCATTGAATCTGATTCAGG GGAGTGGTGTGATTCAACTGAACATAAAAAATACTGAAAGTTATCATCTTAATGTGGCTAACCCCAACTTGAAGGACGTAGAG GTGGAACTGGATATTGATGTGATGGCTGTCGTGTATGATACTAAAGAACCACCATTCTACAAGTGTAACTTCAGCAACAGGGCGTGCACATTCAATACAATGCCTTTTGTTGGAACTTCTATTGTTATAACTTCACCAGCATATCGACAG GGAGTATTATCTGGAGAACAAGAATGGTTCATCAGAATTTCCTATCAAGCTAGATGCACTTCATATGCCATCGTCACTG GTCTCGTGATTTGCTTCATTTTGCTATCTATAAAACTAAATAACTGGTTACAGCATCATGGGGAAGAGAGATACGTAATGGATGATGATTCATCGATTATAAGTCTACTTGTAAACAAAGATGACGATGTATGA
- the LOC103867129 gene encoding E3 ubiquitin-protein ligase APD1 isoform X2, with product MDFRAQLLGDHPRPRWASSTSDDELKFSYAAMVFLGWINVAMYMLAPVLRPTNVWIGPNASMLVEPNSIFIKSVKVENVYGSEPGLQLFGFYASPPVAVMNWSESRLVSVSHRSYGGCPYYLNEGASLNISYNVKPEGCSVRLVVDKVMATRWLWEEPPIDLTALTLNLIQGSGVIQLNISKTESYQLNVANPNLKDVEVELDIDVKAVVYDTKEPSFYKCNFSNSACTFNTMPFVGTSIVLTSPAHRQRVLSGDQEWFIRISYQARCTSYAIVTGLVICFILLSIKLNNWLQHHGEERYVMDDDSSIISLLVNKDDDV from the exons ATGGATTTTCGAGCTCAATTACTTGGTGATCACCCCCGCCCCCGGTGGGCCAGTTCGACGTCTGATGatgaattaaaattttcatacgCGGCTATGGTTTTCTTGGGCTGGATAAATG TGGCGATGTATATGCTCGCGCCTGTTTTGCGCCCAACAAATGTCTGGATTGGACCTAACGCTTCCATGCTTGTTGAACCAAACTCCATCTTTATCAAAAGCGTtaag GTGGAAAATGTGTATGGTTCTGAACCTGGTCTTCAGCTGTTTGGGTTCTATGCATCTCCTCCTGTTGCTGTAATGAATTGGTCTGAATCTCGTTTGGTGTCTGTCTCACATAGATCTTACGGG GGATGCCCTTACTATTTGAACGAAGGAGCCTCGTTGAATATTTCATATAATGTTAAACCTGAAGGCTGTTCAGTTCGGCTTGTGGTCGATAAAG TAATGGCCACTCGCTGGTTGTGGGAGGAACCTCCAATTGATCTGACCGCTCTCACACTGAATCTGATTCAGG GGAGTGGTGTGATTCAACTGAACATAAGTAAAACTGAAAGTTATCAACTTAATGTGGCTAACCCCAACTTGAAGGACGTAGAG GTGGAACTGGATATTGATGTGAAGGCTGTCGTGTATGATACTAAGGAACCATCATTCTACAAGTGTAACTTCAGCAACAGCGCGTGCACATTTAATACAATGCCTTTTGTTGGAACTTCTATTGTTTTAACTTCACCAGCACATCGACAG AGAGTATTATCTGGAGACCAAGAATGGTTCATCAGAATTTCCTATCAAGCTAGATGCACTTCATATGCCATCGTCACAG GTCTCGTGATTTGCTTCATTTTGCTATCTATAAAACTAAATAACTGGTTACAGCATCATGGGGAAGAGAGATATGTAATGGATGATGATTCATCGATTATAAGTCTACTTGTAAACAAAGATGACGATGTATGA
- the LOC103867129 gene encoding E3 ubiquitin-protein ligase APD1 isoform X1: MDFRAQLLGDHPRPRWASSTSDDELKFSYAAMVFLGWINVAMYMLAPVLRPTNVWIGPNASMLVEPNSIFIKSVKVENVYGSEPGLQLFGFYASPPVAVMNWSESRLVSVSHRSYGSQGCPYYLNEGASLNISYNVKPEGCSVRLVVDKVMATRWLWEEPPIDLTALTLNLIQGSGVIQLNISKTESYQLNVANPNLKDVEVELDIDVKAVVYDTKEPSFYKCNFSNSACTFNTMPFVGTSIVLTSPAHRQRVLSGDQEWFIRISYQARCTSYAIVTGLVICFILLSIKLNNWLQHHGEERYVMDDDSSIISLLVNKDDDV, encoded by the exons ATGGATTTTCGAGCTCAATTACTTGGTGATCACCCCCGCCCCCGGTGGGCCAGTTCGACGTCTGATGatgaattaaaattttcatacgCGGCTATGGTTTTCTTGGGCTGGATAAATG TGGCGATGTATATGCTCGCGCCTGTTTTGCGCCCAACAAATGTCTGGATTGGACCTAACGCTTCCATGCTTGTTGAACCAAACTCCATCTTTATCAAAAGCGTtaag GTGGAAAATGTGTATGGTTCTGAACCTGGTCTTCAGCTGTTTGGGTTCTATGCATCTCCTCCTGTTGCTGTAATGAATTGGTCTGAATCTCGTTTGGTGTCTGTCTCACATAGATCTTACGGG TCTCAGGGATGCCCTTACTATTTGAACGAAGGAGCCTCGTTGAATATTTCATATAATGTTAAACCTGAAGGCTGTTCAGTTCGGCTTGTGGTCGATAAAG TAATGGCCACTCGCTGGTTGTGGGAGGAACCTCCAATTGATCTGACCGCTCTCACACTGAATCTGATTCAGG GGAGTGGTGTGATTCAACTGAACATAAGTAAAACTGAAAGTTATCAACTTAATGTGGCTAACCCCAACTTGAAGGACGTAGAG GTGGAACTGGATATTGATGTGAAGGCTGTCGTGTATGATACTAAGGAACCATCATTCTACAAGTGTAACTTCAGCAACAGCGCGTGCACATTTAATACAATGCCTTTTGTTGGAACTTCTATTGTTTTAACTTCACCAGCACATCGACAG AGAGTATTATCTGGAGACCAAGAATGGTTCATCAGAATTTCCTATCAAGCTAGATGCACTTCATATGCCATCGTCACAG GTCTCGTGATTTGCTTCATTTTGCTATCTATAAAACTAAATAACTGGTTACAGCATCATGGGGAAGAGAGATATGTAATGGATGATGATTCATCGATTATAAGTCTACTTGTAAACAAAGATGACGATGTATGA
- the LOC103867130 gene encoding vacuolar cation/proton exchanger 1 — translation MAGIVEQWSAAENGNANMTAKGSSRELRHGGRTAHNMSSSSLRKKSDIRVIQKVPYKGLKDFLSNLQEVILGTKLAILFPAIPAAIIGTYCGFSQPWIFGLSMLGLTPLAERVSFLTEQLAFYTGPTLGGLLNATCGNATELIIAILALTNNKVAVVKYSLLGSILSNLLLVLGTSLFCGGIANLRREQRFDRKQADVNFFLLLMGLLCHLLPMLFGYVANGETPAGLIADMSLNLSRASSIVMLIAYIAYLVFQLWTHRQLFDAQDEDDEYDDNVAEEETAVISFWSGFAWLVGMTLVIALLSEYVVATIENASESWGLSVSFISIILLPIVGNAAEHAGAIIFAFKNKLDISLGVALGSATQIGLFVVPLTVIVAWILGINMDLNFNLLETGSLALSIIITAFTLQDGTSHYMKGLVLLLCYIIIAICFFVDKFPQKQPNAIHLGHQLMNNVAAANGEGVFSS, via the exons ATGGCGGGGATCGTTGAACAGTGGTCAGCGGCGGAGAACGGGAACGCAAACATGACCGCTAAAGGATCGAGCAGAGAGCTGAGACATGGAGGAAGAACAGCTCAcaacatgtcttcttcttcgttgAGGAAGAAGTCTGACATAAGAGTGATCCAAAAGGTTCCATACAAAGGTCTTAAAGATTTTCTCTCTAACCTTCAAGAAGTCATTCTCGGCACGAAGCTGGCTATTCTTTTTCCGGCCATACCTGCCGCAATTATTGGCACATATTGCGGCTTCAGTCAG CCGTGGATATTTGGACTGAGCATGTTAGGACTCACACCTTTGGCTGAGCGAGTCAGCTTTCTAACAGA GCAGCTGGCTTTCTACACCGGTCCTACAT TGGGTGGCTTATTGAACGCAACTTGTGGAAACGCTACCGAGTTGATAATCGCGATTCTTGCATTGACCAACAATAAAGTCGCAGTGGTAAAGTACTCGCTGCTAGGTTCCATTTTGTCGAACCTTCTATTGGTTCTTGGGACTTCGCTCTTCTGTGGTGGAATTGCTAATCTCCGAAGGGAGCAACGGTTCGACCGG AAACAAGCCGATGTGAACTTCTTCTTACTCCTAATGGGACTGTTGTGTCACTTGCTGCCAATGTTGTTTGGATACGTTGCAAACGGAGAGACTCCGGCTGGTTTGATTGCAGACATGTCACTGAATCTGTCACGAGCCAGTAGTATTGTTATGTTGATCGCTTACATCGCATATCTCGTTTTCCAGCTTTGGACTCACCGCCAATTGTTTGACGCACAAGATGag GATGACGAGTATGATGACAATGTCGCTGAGGAAGAGACCGCAGTGATTAGCTTTTGGAGTGGATTTGCATGGTTGGTTGGGATGACACTAGTCATCGCATTGCTATCGGAGTATGTTGTGGCCACCATTGAG AACGCATCGGAATCATGGGGCCTGTCAGTGAGTTTCATAAGTATTATATTGCTTCCTATTGTTGGAAACGCTGCTGAACATGCTGGAGCCATCATTTTCGCTTTCAAGAACAAGCTT GACATATCTTTGGGAGTTGCGTTAGGATCTGCAACTCAGATTGGTTTATTCGTAGTCCCATTGACCGTTATCGTGGCATGGATTCTAGGAATAAATATGGATCTCAATTTCAATCTTCTTGAAACCGGTTCTCTTGCTCTTTCCATTATCATCACAGCCTTCACATTACAG GATGGGACTTCTCACTACATGAAAGGATTGGTTCTCTTGCTTTGTTATATCATCATTGCCATTTGTTTCTTTGTTGACAAATTTCCTCAGA AACAACCAAATGCTATTCACTTGGGACATCAACTGATGAACAATGTTGCCGCTGCAAACGGCGAAGGCGTTTTCTCATCTTAA
- the LOC103867132 gene encoding lactosylceramide 4-alpha-galactosyltransferase, with translation MEKDNSNKKSLSEQLKHTNSPVFSTAIFSFIMLLVVVGTMLSNMSLESTFFWTSPTSEVITMERKPLAPPKNSTSRYRISWLRSHLKEFEVFKSTNLSEKFHQRVLESLNDECEVRFFMTWFSPADYFGKREFLAVESVFKSHPQGCLMIVSGSMDSPQGSTILKPISDLGYKVFAATPDVSSLLENTPAKTWFQEMKSCKRDPGRIPLSQNLSNLARLAILYKYGGVYLDTDFIVTRSFKGLKNSIGAQTVVEGDSKNWTRLNNAVLVFEKEHPLVYSFMEEFASTFDGNRWGNNGPYLVTRVVQRAQETIGNSFTVLQPVAFYPFNWIDIQRLFQTPRSRNDSTLLKADLIKLNQESYGLHLWNKITKKLKIEKGSAIDIIISEHCVVCKGIQR, from the coding sequence ATGGAGAAGGATAACAGCAACAAGAAGAGTCTCTCTGAACAACTCAAGCACACGAATTCCCCGGTGTTCTCCACCGCCATTTTCTCCTTCATAATGCTGCTTGTTGTGGTGGGAACAATGCTCTCAAACATGTCTCTAGAGTCAACTTTCTTCTGGACTTCACCGACCTCTGAGGTAATCACAATGGAGAGAAAGCCACTGGCTCCTCCTAAGAACAGCACAAGCAGATACAGAATCTCTTGGCTTCGTTCTCATCTCAAAGAATTCGAGGTTTTCAAGTCAACCAACCTTTCAGAGAAGTTTCACCAAAGGGTTCTTGAGTCTTTAAATGATGAATGTGAGGTTAGATTCTTCATGACATGGTTTTCACCAGCAGATTATTTCGGCAAGAGAGAATTTCTAGCTGTAGAAAGCGTCTTTAAATCTCATCCTCAAGGCTGCTTGATGATCGTTTCAGGATCCATGGACTCTCCACAAGGAAGTACCATCCTTAAACCAATAAGTGATCTTGGTTACAAGGTGTTTGCAGCCACACCAGACGTCTCATCCCTTCTTGAGAACACACCGGCCAAAACTTGGTTTCAAGAAATGAAAAGCTGCAAAAGAGATCCAGGGAGGATACCGTTATCTCAGAACCTTTCAAACCTCGCGAGGCTAGCGATTCTATACAAGTACGGAGGCGTGTACCTGGACACGGACTTCATCGTCACTAGAAGCTTTAAAGGGTTGAAGAACTCAATAGGAGCGCAAACAGTTGTGGAAGGAGATTCAAAGAACTGGACAAGGCTGAACAATGCGGTTCTTGTCTTTGAGAAAGAACACCCTCTTGTTTACAGCTTCATGGAGGAGTTTGCTTCCACTTTTGATGGGAACAGATGGGGAAACAATGGTCCTTACTTGGTGACAAGAGTAGTGCAGAGAGCACAAGAGACTATAGGGAACAGTTTCACAGTATTGCAACCAGTAGCGTTCTATCCATTTAATTGGATAGACATTCAAAGATTGTTTCAGACGCCAAGGAGTAGAAATGACTCAACATTACTCAAAGCCGATCTGATCAAGCTGAACCAGGAAAGCTATGGACTGCATCTGTGGAACAAGATTACTAAAAAGCTTAAGATCGAAAAAGGCAGTGCTATAGACATCATAATTTCAGAACATTGTGTTGTTTGCAAAGGAATCCAAAGATGA
- the LOC103867134 gene encoding uncharacterized protein At4g19900 codes for MGSKKLAMLVIFAVFALLNLLYMEFPTCTLSDDKPPFKPNVPLPGTTVPMSTSSSSVSVVTSDQQEKEEIDPLLPPPKATKSERISWFRRKLPELEILKSTTKSKRFHGRVLELYNNNCSAQFFMVWLSPAKSFGPREMLAVDTLFTTNPNACLVILSNSLDSPRGYTILKPFLDQRFNLVAVTLDIPFLVKNTPAEAWLKKLKSGKMDPGSIPLFMHLSDLTRLAVLYKYGGIYLDTDIIFLNSVTGLRNAIGAQSLDPETKRWTRLNNAVMVFDIYHPLMHEFLQEYSTTFDGNRWGYNSPYLVSRVIQRLGHKPEYNLTIFPPNAFYPVNWLKIPRLFKKPTTTGEVKWVEKTVQDMTKGSYMIHLWNKVTRKMKIEEGSVMHKLISTHCTVCGNITDSHT; via the coding sequence ATGGGATCAAAGAAGTTAGCGATGTTAGTTATCTTTGCTGTTTTTGCTTTATTAAATCTCCTCTACATGGAATTTCCGACATGTACTCTCTCTGACGATAAACCACCGTTCAAACCAAACGTTCCTCTTCCCGGAACCACTGTCCCTATGAGTACTAGTAGTAGCAGTGTCTCTGTTGTGACCTCAGATCAACAAGAAAAAGAGGAGATAGATCCGTTGTTACCTCCTCCCAAAGCTACCAAGAGCGAGAGAATCAGCTGGTTCAGGAGGAAGCTACCTGAGCTGGAGATACTCAAGTCAACAACCAAGAGCAAGAGGTTTCACGGAAGAGTGTTGGAGCTGTACAACAACAACTGCTCAGCTCAGTTCTTTATGGTCTGGCTATCTCCAGCAAAGTCCTTTGGACCAAGAGAGATGTTAGCCGTTGATACCCTCTTCACCACTAACCCTAATGCTTGCTTGGTGATTTTATCCAACTCCTTAGACTCACCAAGAGGATACACCATCCTTAAGCCCTTCCTTGACCAACGCTTCAACCTCGTTGCTGTGACATTAGACATCCCGTTCCTAGTCAAGAACACTCCAGCAGAAGCTTGGTTGAAAAAGCTAAAGAGTGGTAAGATGGATCCTGGCTCCATCCCTCTGTTCATGCACCTCTCTGACTTAACGAGACTCGCCGTGCTCTACAAGTACGGAGGGATCTATCTAGATACAGACATCATCTTCCTCAACTCCGTGACTGGGCTGAGAAACGCAATAGGTGCACAGAGTTTGGATCCAGAAACCAAAAGATGGACAAGACTAAACAACGCGGTGATGGTCTTTGACATCTACCATCCCCTCATGCATGAGTTCTTGCAAGAATACTCCACAACTTTTGACGGAAACAGATGGGGATACAACAGTCCTTACCTAGTCTCTAGAGTTATCCAGAGGTTAGGCCACAAACCTGAGTACAACCTAACAATCTTTCCACCGAATGCTTTCTATCCAGTGAACTGGCTTAAGATCCCAAGGCTGTTCAAGAAACCCACAACGACAGGAGAAGTAAAATGGGTAGAGAAGACGGTACAGGACATGACAAAAGGGAGTTACATGATACATCTGTGGAATAAGGTCACAAGGAAGATGAAGATTGAAGAAGGAAGCGTCATGCATAAACTCATCT